A single genomic interval of Nostoc commune NIES-4072 harbors:
- a CDS encoding TauD/TfdA dioxygenase family protein gives MTPITKHQSRLGVEVLRGCNLSNLTNLESRELKESLWKHGVVVVRQQHITAQQLREFSSKTFGDFMFGYSKTKTLDPDISPDLQSQGVYILGNPKGLTETPVGKFAWEWHHDKDGVPVTEGLDMNALYVVMLYGVEVPPEGVNGQPHTTEFLDMIEAYNNLDHQHQHQLEQMSMYHSPPMFFKSSNVEDVPKKLHPIVSTHKVTGKKGLYLGSDTAIAVGMEDRPEEAKRFWQDLFATVLDCTPIYSHVWQPGDIIFWDNSQVMHRGTPYDATKYKRIALRLGVVDKG, from the coding sequence ATGACTCCAATAACTAAACACCAATCAAGGCTCGGAGTTGAAGTCCTGCGGGGTTGCAATCTTAGCAACCTCACAAATCTAGAGTCGCGTGAATTAAAGGAATCACTTTGGAAACACGGCGTTGTGGTAGTTAGACAGCAACACATCACCGCACAGCAGTTGAGAGAATTTTCTAGCAAAACCTTTGGTGACTTCATGTTTGGCTATTCCAAAACCAAAACATTAGATCCCGATATTAGTCCAGACCTGCAAAGCCAGGGTGTGTATATCTTGGGTAATCCCAAGGGACTTACTGAAACACCTGTAGGAAAGTTTGCTTGGGAATGGCATCATGATAAGGATGGCGTCCCTGTCACAGAGGGACTGGATATGAATGCACTATATGTTGTCATGCTTTATGGTGTGGAAGTGCCTCCAGAAGGTGTAAATGGGCAGCCCCATACTACAGAGTTTCTTGACATGATAGAGGCTTATAATAACCTAGATCATCAACATCAGCACCAGTTAGAGCAGATGTCGATGTATCACTCACCACCAATGTTTTTTAAGAGTAGCAATGTAGAGGATGTACCAAAGAAACTGCATCCCATCGTCTCTACTCATAAAGTCACTGGTAAAAAGGGATTATATCTAGGTTCGGACACTGCGATCGCAGTTGGTATGGAAGATAGACCAGAGGAAGCAAAACGTTTCTGGCAGGATTTGTTTGCGACTGTTCTAGACTGTACACCAATCTACTCCCATGTTTGGCAGCCAGGAGATATTATTTTTTGGGACAACTCCCAGGTAATGCACAGAGGTACACCCTATGATGCAACGAAATACAAGCGAATTGCGTTGCGTTTAGGGGTTGTGGACAAGGGATAA
- a CDS encoding RNA polymerase sigma factor, RpoD/SigA family, with protein sequence MNSLSTQSLEESNKNEKPLSPGDSVRAYLREIGRIPLLTHEQEINFGKQVQQMMALLAAKEKLAIQLKRQPTQQEWVENINIDEKALLQQLHQGYEAKHIMIQANLRLVVSIAKKYQRRNLDFLDLVQEGSLGLERGIEKFDPTKGYKFSTYGYWWIRQAITRAIAEQGRTIRLPIHITEKLNKIKRIQRELTQKLGRTPTVVDIANELSLEPKEIRHYLLLARQTVSLELRVGSEKETELQEMLEDDGLSPELYADQKFLQQNIQNLLAKLNPQQREILTLRFGLTDGNELSLAQIGQRMGISRERVRQIELQALATLRRHKDKIHNYLAS encoded by the coding sequence ATGAATAGTCTATCTACCCAGTCTCTAGAAGAAAGTAATAAAAATGAAAAACCTTTATCTCCTGGTGATTCAGTGCGTGCTTATCTGCGCGAGATTGGACGTATACCTTTATTAACTCATGAGCAAGAGATTAATTTTGGCAAGCAAGTTCAACAAATGATGGCTTTACTTGCTGCCAAAGAAAAATTAGCTATTCAATTAAAACGCCAACCGACACAGCAAGAATGGGTTGAAAATATAAATATCGATGAAAAAGCACTGCTGCAACAGCTACATCAGGGATATGAAGCCAAGCATATAATGATTCAGGCTAACCTGCGACTTGTGGTATCTATTGCTAAGAAGTATCAAAGACGTAACCTAGATTTTCTGGACTTAGTTCAAGAAGGAAGTTTAGGTTTAGAGCGAGGAATTGAAAAATTTGACCCTACTAAAGGGTACAAGTTTTCAACCTATGGCTATTGGTGGATTCGTCAGGCAATTACACGAGCGATCGCCGAACAAGGACGTACTATCCGCTTGCCTATTCATATTACAGAAAAGCTGAACAAAATCAAGCGGATTCAACGTGAACTAACTCAAAAATTAGGTCGTACTCCGACAGTAGTTGATATCGCCAATGAACTATCTTTAGAACCTAAAGAAATTCGACATTATTTACTCTTAGCACGTCAAACTGTCTCTCTAGAATTGCGAGTTGGCTCAGAAAAAGAAACAGAATTACAAGAGATGTTGGAGGATGATGGACTCTCGCCAGAATTATACGCTGACCAAAAGTTTCTCCAACAAAATATTCAAAATTTGTTGGCTAAATTAAATCCCCAGCAACGGGAAATATTAACTTTACGTTTTGGTTTAACAGATGGAAATGAACTTTCTTTAGCGCAGATTGGTCAACGTATGGGTATTAGTCGAGAACGAGTGCGACAGATAGAGCTACAAGCTTTGGCTACTCTACGAAGACATAAGGATAAGATACACAACTATCTAGCTAGTTAA
- a CDS encoding ThiF family adenylyltransferase gives MNMFFHEQLYRSNAVMAKLKNYPVTICGAGALGANIAENLARSGFDKLTVIDCDRIEERNLSTQPYYRSDVGAFKAKILANNLYRAIGTKVDAKTLELTSANTTQLLKDSQLIVDVFDNSVARQTVKNYAEQLSIPCLHAGLSADYAEVIWNDVYRVPSEVNDDVCDYPLTRNLVMLTVAVACEAIVSFIATAEQRNFTITQKDLTVQSLFL, from the coding sequence ATGAACATGTTTTTTCACGAGCAGCTTTACCGCAGCAATGCTGTGATGGCAAAGCTAAAAAATTATCCTGTAACAATTTGTGGCGCTGGAGCATTAGGAGCTAACATTGCAGAAAACTTAGCTCGGTCTGGTTTTGATAAACTTACAGTGATAGATTGCGATCGCATTGAAGAGCGTAACCTTTCGACTCAGCCTTATTACCGTTCTGATGTTGGAGCCTTCAAAGCGAAAATTTTAGCGAATAATTTATATCGAGCAATTGGTACTAAAGTTGATGCTAAAACTCTTGAATTGACATCAGCAAATACAACTCAACTACTCAAAGACAGCCAGCTAATTGTCGATGTCTTTGACAATAGTGTGGCACGTCAAACAGTGAAAAATTATGCTGAACAATTAAGCATTCCTTGTCTTCATGCTGGGCTATCGGCTGATTATGCAGAAGTGATTTGGAATGACGTTTATCGCGTTCCTTCCGAGGTGAATGATGATGTTTGTGATTATCCCCTGACACGAAACTTAGTAATGTTAACTGTTGCTGTGGCGTGTGAAGCGATCGTTTCATTCATTGCCACAGCAGAACAGCGTAACTTCACCATTACCCAAAAGGATTTAACTGTTCAATCTCTGTTTTTGTAG